In Exiguobacterium sibiricum 7-3, a genomic segment contains:
- a CDS encoding helix-turn-helix domain-containing protein, whose product MLGQRIKSVRKAKKMTQSDVADGIMTKSMLSMIENEKATPSLPALQSIAKRLNVSIDELLIDPRAVEMKQVIEKINSAASGYYAEEQIAVMLAPYLEPAINSYWQGQIYYEYGSTLRFSDTEKGLYYFDLAEDVFKQLGLRDEQIKVQISKVYFLFFLRRYEEAYRKIDGMMIFQDVPLAHETFLDYQMLQAIRVSVINDNWSQSIVFLREGIRYMREKGVYSDVSNYHRLLALFLSLEEDYEAAEFELEKLRHFFLFTEATALDQILVDLTKGSIAVHREDYAGIREARERLIEVEIEACLHYIGYFEVYLCLWNDSKEELTFDLQSAVSKIWRNAHLWRAGGEYDHAMMLYALAFAMRAGVGLDRQAEVEELTKQLSPGHFKQKIEHTLAELT is encoded by the coding sequence ATGCTTGGACAACGCATTAAAAGTGTACGGAAAGCAAAAAAAATGACGCAGTCTGATGTCGCAGACGGCATCATGACGAAGTCGATGCTCAGTATGATCGAGAACGAAAAGGCGACACCGTCCTTACCGGCGTTACAATCGATTGCCAAACGTCTGAATGTCTCCATCGACGAGTTATTGATTGATCCGCGTGCCGTTGAAATGAAGCAAGTGATTGAAAAAATCAATTCGGCTGCAAGCGGTTATTATGCAGAGGAACAGATTGCGGTGATGCTCGCACCGTATTTGGAGCCCGCCATCAATTCTTACTGGCAAGGACAAATATATTACGAGTATGGAAGTACTTTACGTTTTTCCGATACGGAAAAAGGCTTGTATTACTTCGATCTGGCAGAAGACGTATTTAAACAGCTCGGATTGCGGGATGAACAGATTAAAGTACAGATTTCAAAAGTGTATTTTTTATTTTTCCTGCGCCGCTACGAAGAAGCGTACCGAAAGATTGACGGGATGATGATTTTTCAAGATGTCCCGCTTGCGCATGAAACGTTTCTTGACTATCAAATGTTACAGGCGATTCGTGTCAGTGTGATTAACGATAATTGGAGTCAGTCGATCGTTTTCTTACGGGAAGGGATCCGCTATATGCGGGAGAAGGGTGTCTACAGTGATGTCAGTAACTACCACCGGCTGCTTGCCCTATTTTTAAGTTTGGAAGAGGACTATGAAGCAGCAGAATTTGAACTCGAAAAATTACGGCATTTCTTTTTGTTCACGGAAGCAACGGCACTTGATCAAATCCTTGTCGACTTGACGAAAGGATCAATCGCCGTCCACCGTGAGGATTACGCCGGAATTCGTGAGGCACGTGAACGGCTGATCGAAGTCGAGATTGAAGCCTGTCTTCATTACATCGGATATTTCGAAGTCTATCTTTGTTTGTGGAATGATTCAAAAGAGGAACTCACATTTGATCTGCAGAGCGCCGTTTCGAAAATTTGGAGGAATGCGCACTTATGGCGGGCCGGTGGTGAGTATGATCACGCGATGATGTTATATGCGCTCGCGTTTGCGATGCGGGCCGGAGTTGGATTAGACCGTCAAGCAGAAGTAGAAGAATTGACAAAACAATTATCACCTGGTCATTTCAAACAAAAAATTGAGCATACCTTAGCGGAATTAACGTAA
- a CDS encoding MFS transporter, whose product MSKNLQRLLFGKFCSLFAASLFTFVAGLTVLRETSSGLQFALVLLAGTLPRILLSPVAGVLSDRWNRKKIIVTTEASSAFILTVFASYATFFPVHTIHYMIVSALLTALSTFLSVTLMSSLTRLIDDAELQRGNSLISSISSLSSIVAPMLAGFLLAFAPIHLFTLLPLSLFSLAALWNMRLTFRVIPSVSEESSPSLWADFQSGYRYLFKQRVLTTLILMALVLNFFFIALEVIYPIILLDHLKFTAFQFGTIEAALGVGLLLSSLMLALPRFTIKRPLMTLFQSIALVGMLFLSPLLPLLDIVPSNWIFGYFLIFSFTVGFIILRANIPIQLLVQRQTDPVYLGRVMGVMESLAMGIIPLGMLLFGFLSDHVSLTLILGISSFGLLVTVGIGFFHLRHDIKMERLPENQLETEKTSTPAS is encoded by the coding sequence ATGTCGAAAAATTTACAACGGTTGCTGTTCGGTAAGTTTTGTTCATTATTTGCCGCCAGTCTGTTTACATTTGTTGCCGGTCTGACCGTGTTACGGGAAACGTCGTCCGGGCTTCAGTTCGCACTTGTTTTACTCGCCGGGACACTGCCGCGGATTCTGTTATCCCCCGTTGCCGGTGTTCTGTCTGATCGCTGGAACCGGAAAAAAATCATCGTCACGACTGAGGCATCGAGTGCCTTCATACTCACCGTATTTGCAAGTTACGCGACCTTTTTTCCTGTCCATACGATTCATTACATGATTGTCAGCGCCCTTTTGACTGCTCTGTCGACATTTCTTTCCGTCACCTTGATGAGTTCATTGACGCGCCTGATCGATGATGCGGAATTACAGCGTGGTAATTCCCTCATTTCAAGTATCAGTTCCCTTTCCTCAATTGTTGCTCCGATGCTTGCCGGTTTCCTGTTAGCCTTTGCACCGATTCATCTCTTCACCCTCTTACCATTAAGCTTGTTTTCCCTCGCCGCGCTTTGGAACATGCGGCTGACGTTCCGGGTCATCCCTTCTGTCAGTGAAGAAAGTTCGCCTTCACTCTGGGCAGACTTTCAATCAGGCTACCGTTATTTGTTCAAACAACGTGTCCTGACGACGCTCATCTTGATGGCACTTGTTTTGAATTTCTTTTTCATCGCCTTAGAAGTCATTTATCCGATTATTTTACTCGATCATCTCAAGTTTACAGCTTTTCAGTTCGGAACGATTGAAGCGGCTTTAGGTGTGGGGCTCTTACTTAGTTCACTGATGCTTGCTCTACCTCGCTTTACAATCAAGCGTCCATTAATGACATTGTTTCAGTCAATTGCTTTAGTCGGTATGCTGTTTCTTTCACCCCTGTTGCCGTTACTCGACATCGTTCCATCGAACTGGATATTTGGTTATTTTCTTATCTTCTCCTTCACGGTAGGGTTCATCATTCTCCGGGCAAACATTCCGATTCAACTGCTCGTGCAGCGTCAAACAGACCCTGTGTACTTAGGGCGTGTCATGGGTGTCATGGAATCACTCGCGATGGGAATCATTCCGCTCGGTATGTTGTTATTCGGCTTCTTAAGTGATCATGTCTCGCTCACCCTAATACTCGGAATCAGTTCATTTGGCTTACTCGTGACGGTCGGTATCGGATTCTTCCATTTGCGGCACGATATCAAAATGGAACGCTTACCGGAAAACCAGCTTGAAACAGAAAAAACGTCCACCCCAGCGAGCTGA
- a CDS encoding LLM class flavin-dependent oxidoreductase, protein MKLSILDQSPVSKGQTPSEALHETVELAKIADELGYTRLWVSEHHFAKTLAGSSPEVLIAYMAAVTKQIRLGSGGVMLPHYSPYKVAENFRVLEGLAPNRIDLGLGRAPGGMPLATRALQEGSSPRFGGADYGAQLDDLVDYLKDGAPADHRFAGLVATPEVDTTPEAWLLGSSGGSALNAAQRGFGFAFAHFINGQGGQEVMDYYRHNFMATSFNATPQTLVSIFVTCAETTEEAERLASSLDLSLLLLEKGVSSTGTPTPEEAAAYQYSFQDQFRIAENRKRMIVGNPEDVARQLQNLADSYGTDEVMIASMIADKDAKQQSLRLIMDAVKATV, encoded by the coding sequence ATGAAATTAAGTATTTTAGACCAGTCGCCGGTCTCAAAAGGACAGACGCCATCAGAAGCTTTACATGAAACGGTTGAACTTGCGAAGATTGCCGATGAACTCGGTTATACGCGGTTATGGGTATCGGAACATCACTTTGCGAAAACACTTGCCGGATCAAGCCCGGAAGTTCTGATCGCCTACATGGCTGCCGTTACGAAACAGATCCGTCTCGGTTCAGGTGGCGTCATGCTACCGCATTACAGCCCGTATAAAGTCGCCGAGAACTTCCGTGTCCTCGAAGGTCTTGCACCGAACCGGATTGATTTGGGACTCGGTCGGGCACCGGGCGGCATGCCGCTCGCAACCCGCGCACTCCAGGAAGGGTCGTCACCGCGGTTCGGTGGAGCCGACTACGGCGCACAACTCGATGATCTCGTCGATTATTTAAAAGACGGGGCACCGGCTGATCACCGGTTTGCAGGACTCGTCGCAACACCGGAAGTCGATACGACACCAGAAGCCTGGTTGCTCGGATCAAGCGGCGGCAGTGCCTTGAATGCCGCGCAACGCGGATTCGGATTCGCCTTTGCCCACTTCATCAACGGACAAGGCGGGCAGGAAGTGATGGATTACTACCGTCATAACTTCATGGCGACGTCGTTCAACGCGACACCGCAAACACTTGTCTCAATTTTCGTAACGTGTGCCGAAACGACGGAAGAAGCGGAACGTTTGGCTTCGAGTCTTGATTTGTCTTTGCTCCTGCTTGAGAAAGGTGTCTCGTCAACAGGCACACCGACTCCGGAGGAAGCAGCCGCTTACCAGTACTCGTTCCAAGACCAGTTCCGGATTGCCGAAAACCGGAAACGGATGATTGTCGGAAATCCCGAGGACGTCGCACGTCAGTTGCAAAATCTCGCAGATTCGTACGGAACAGATGAAGTGATGATTGCTTCGATGATTGCCGACAAGGACGCGAAACAACAATCACTCCGTCTGATCATGGATGCAGTCAAAGCAACGGTTTAA
- a CDS encoding pyridoxamine 5'-phosphate oxidase family protein, translating to MSTNHTSNQEAVETVKKLIDKIETAMLTTVSDEGLVSRPMQTQDIEFDGDLWFLTSKETGKYNEILKNPNVNVAYVDKSYVSIRGKAEFVEDVARKKELWSPRYEAYLGTTYEDPKVVLIKVNTEGAEYWETGNTTKSVKQLLKKAVGNDDSNEINKKVDLT from the coding sequence ATGTCAACGAATCATACATCAAACCAAGAAGCTGTCGAAACGGTCAAAAAATTAATCGATAAAATCGAAACGGCGATGCTGACGACCGTCTCTGATGAAGGTCTTGTCTCACGTCCAATGCAAACTCAGGATATCGAGTTCGATGGCGATCTCTGGTTCCTTACATCAAAAGAAACAGGCAAATATAACGAAATTCTTAAAAATCCGAACGTCAACGTCGCGTATGTCGACAAATCATATGTCTCAATTCGCGGGAAAGCGGAATTCGTCGAAGACGTGGCCCGTAAAAAAGAACTGTGGAGCCCACGTTATGAAGCGTACCTCGGTACGACATACGAAGATCCAAAAGTCGTCTTGATTAAGGTCAACACGGAAGGCGCTGAATATTGGGAAACTGGAAATACAACAAAATCCGTCAAACAACTGTTGAAAAAAGCAGTCGGCAACGATGACTCAAACGAAATCAACAAAAAAGTAGATTTAACGTAA
- a CDS encoding cation diffusion facilitator family transporter, with protein MGEFITLLKRGNRSALTAGIVNSIIAVIKAVAYVLTGNVAMFAEMMHTFGDAANQFFVFIGSALSKKAPTKRFPNGFGRLVNLVLLGAILFVGIMAYETIHEGIAHIIQPTESTGFWITLSVLFVGVVLESGVFYKAMQEIAHDARITTKGPKLILDSFRALKQAKPATRLVFLEDLVATAGGLVAMIAVIISHLTPFHQAEGIASIIIGLMMFYVVGNVFLQNAAGALGEADETMAARLGGLIMKDADVRDISKLEVIKEGDHFHVEVEIEVDPALTIAQADDIKDRLELKIRLQQGIIDVTIGFDEDDKVQQYIVSTNETP; from the coding sequence ATGGGAGAATTCATTACATTATTAAAACGCGGTAACCGTTCCGCCTTGACCGCTGGCATCGTTAACTCGATCATTGCCGTCATCAAAGCAGTTGCTTATGTCTTAACGGGAAACGTCGCGATGTTCGCCGAGATGATGCACACGTTCGGCGATGCTGCCAACCAATTTTTCGTCTTCATCGGATCCGCCCTCAGTAAGAAGGCACCAACAAAACGGTTCCCGAACGGATTTGGTCGTCTTGTCAACCTCGTATTGCTCGGTGCGATTTTATTCGTCGGCATCATGGCCTATGAAACGATTCATGAAGGGATTGCCCACATCATTCAACCAACCGAATCAACCGGTTTTTGGATCACCTTGTCCGTCTTATTCGTCGGTGTTGTCCTAGAAAGTGGTGTCTTTTATAAAGCGATGCAGGAAATCGCACATGATGCCCGCATCACGACAAAAGGTCCGAAACTGATTCTCGACAGCTTCCGTGCCTTAAAGCAGGCAAAACCGGCGACACGCCTTGTCTTCCTCGAGGATTTAGTCGCAACGGCCGGCGGTCTCGTCGCGATGATCGCCGTCATCATTTCGCATCTGACACCGTTCCATCAGGCGGAAGGGATTGCGTCGATTATCATCGGACTGATGATGTTTTATGTCGTCGGCAATGTCTTTTTACAAAATGCAGCCGGAGCCCTCGGTGAAGCCGATGAGACGATGGCAGCACGGCTCGGCGGTCTCATCATGAAAGATGCCGACGTTCGCGACATCAGCAAGCTCGAAGTCATCAAGGAAGGCGATCATTTCCATGTCGAAGTCGAGATTGAAGTTGATCCAGCGTTGACGATTGCGCAAGCGGATGACATTAAAGACCGCCTCGAACTGAAAATCCGTCTGCAACAAGGAATTATTGATGTCACGATCGGGTTTGATGAAGATGACAAGGTTCAGCAATACATCGTCTCGACCAACGAAACGCCTTGA
- a CDS encoding MGMT family protein produces MIPFTQEVIDVIRSIPAGRVMTYGQVARLAGNPRAARQVARILHSLSRTEHLPWHRVLNAKGEISLDGDEQQLALEAEGVVFERPGKLSLSRYQV; encoded by the coding sequence TTGATTCCGTTCACACAAGAAGTCATTGATGTCATTCGTTCGATTCCGGCAGGACGCGTCATGACGTACGGTCAAGTCGCACGGCTTGCCGGAAACCCGCGGGCCGCACGACAAGTGGCTCGGATTCTTCACAGCCTCAGCCGGACGGAACACTTGCCCTGGCACCGCGTGTTAAATGCTAAAGGTGAGATTTCACTCGACGGTGACGAACAGCAATTGGCACTCGAGGCGGAAGGTGTCGTCTTTGAGCGTCCCGGGAAACTGTCGTTATCCCGTTATCAGGTCTAA
- a CDS encoding aromatic amino acid hydroxylase, producing MSTPIIPSHLQPHVAPQHYDDYTPTDHAVWRYVMRLNLNTLQDTAHPAYLEGLAASGISPERIPDVRDMTANLSRGGWGTVAVDGLIPGVAFFDFQGHGLLPIATDIRKVDNILYTPAPDILHEAAGHAPILMNPTYAEFVRRFGEIGAHAFNHKAEHDVFKALKKLTIVKESPFSTPADIEQAEVALAETRTHVTGISEANEISRLFWWTVEFGLIGDINNPQIYGAGLLSSVGESRHCLTDAVTKHPFSLAKALATKHDVTSMQKELFVCESFEQLREALEEFAQTMSYVRGGIHGLTKAVESGNLSTLVFDSGISLVGVPATQEIHESLHLVKLTGPTALAAKGEVMTGQGLADHPEGFTLLHGPELNEVLLQVKVGEELDWTEGAVHVTGQISAIQNVNGHRALVVLEDAQLTNDGQTTAMDRMELVVGDITSAFPGTEVEALKPIPETVEFERIERPLTAADPIFEAVREMREGRADRQLLPQLIDRTLTQLPDAWLLRLELLELADEVDQPRLIADLDRLKQTSVEREELISRGVRLLDHVR from the coding sequence ATGTCTACACCAATCATTCCAAGTCACTTACAACCACACGTCGCACCGCAGCACTACGATGATTACACGCCGACGGATCATGCGGTCTGGCGTTACGTCATGCGACTGAATTTAAATACCTTACAAGATACGGCACATCCGGCATACCTTGAAGGGTTGGCTGCATCCGGCATCAGTCCGGAACGGATTCCGGATGTCCGCGATATGACGGCGAACTTAAGCCGCGGCGGATGGGGAACGGTTGCCGTTGACGGCTTGATTCCCGGCGTTGCGTTCTTTGACTTCCAAGGTCACGGTCTGTTGCCGATCGCAACCGATATCCGAAAAGTCGATAACATCCTCTACACACCGGCACCGGATATCTTGCACGAGGCGGCAGGTCACGCGCCGATCTTGATGAATCCGACGTACGCGGAATTCGTTCGCCGGTTTGGTGAAATCGGGGCACATGCCTTTAACCATAAAGCCGAGCATGATGTCTTCAAGGCACTGAAGAAACTAACGATCGTCAAAGAAAGTCCGTTCTCGACACCGGCAGACATCGAGCAGGCGGAAGTCGCACTTGCTGAAACCCGGACCCATGTGACTGGTATTTCCGAAGCAAATGAAATTTCACGTCTGTTTTGGTGGACGGTTGAGTTTGGTCTGATTGGCGATATCAACAATCCACAAATCTACGGAGCCGGTCTTCTGTCATCGGTCGGCGAAAGCCGGCACTGTTTGACGGACGCTGTCACAAAACATCCGTTTTCACTTGCGAAAGCACTGGCGACGAAACATGACGTCACGAGCATGCAAAAAGAACTGTTTGTCTGCGAATCATTCGAACAGCTTCGGGAAGCCCTGGAAGAGTTCGCGCAGACGATGTCATACGTCCGCGGCGGCATCCACGGATTAACGAAAGCCGTCGAGTCAGGCAACCTTTCGACGCTTGTCTTTGACAGTGGCATCTCGCTCGTCGGTGTACCGGCAACACAGGAAATCCATGAATCTCTGCACCTCGTCAAGCTGACCGGTCCGACGGCGCTTGCTGCGAAAGGTGAAGTCATGACAGGTCAAGGGCTGGCCGATCATCCGGAAGGCTTTACACTCCTTCACGGACCGGAGTTGAACGAAGTCTTGCTCCAGGTCAAAGTCGGGGAAGAGCTGGACTGGACAGAAGGTGCAGTTCACGTCACAGGACAGATTTCAGCGATTCAAAACGTCAACGGACATCGGGCACTCGTCGTCTTGGAAGACGCTCAATTAACGAACGACGGTCAAACGACGGCAATGGACCGGATGGAACTGGTAGTCGGAGACATCACATCCGCCTTCCCGGGAACAGAAGTCGAAGCGTTAAAACCGATTCCGGAGACGGTTGAGTTCGAACGGATCGAACGTCCGTTGACAGCGGCTGATCCGATCTTTGAAGCGGTTCGGGAAATGCGTGAAGGACGGGCCGACCGTCAACTGTTGCCACAACTGATTGACCGGACGTTGACTCAATTACCGGATGCCTGGTTGTTGCGTCTTGAATTACTTGAATTGGCAGATGAAGTCGATCAGCCTCGGTTGATTGCCGATCTTGACCGTCTGAAGCAGACGTCGGTCGAACGGGAAGAGTTGATCAGTCGCGGCGTGCGCCTGCTTGACCATGTGCGGTAA
- a CDS encoding FUSC family protein codes for MGGQSLQIGPRTIKTGLAVILALIISNLFNLSPILPAISAATTLLPSVYQTWKQFLEEAEANLIGAFLTLVSLWILGDNPANPLAIGIVIMAAISILLAFGFGRTIPHVVLMIIVILESVEGATDPLWQIVLIRYLLVMLGIGCALGVNALIFPPRYGNVYYQKASKLFEKLLVVTRAIAFEGKVTPYRSAIDKMSRSMLETKTLFNLHREEIRGSRQRHVSLLRNLIILQHMQSCLERGVATAERFREREKALNSIADDLRSELFYHLMHIAQRQEKVLLTYDLLLTEEPLAMEDLVKENIAFVKHSFLDRDELEEEIIMEILPIVVAMNEWIQELELFEKRLNGALRRHVTSLSIEQKSVRDKTFNRFKRKKAIDESQK; via the coding sequence ATGGGCGGTCAGTCTTTACAAATCGGACCACGTACCATCAAGACCGGACTTGCGGTCATTTTGGCGCTGATTATCAGTAACCTGTTTAATCTAAGCCCAATCCTACCTGCGATTTCAGCAGCTACAACGTTATTACCGTCCGTGTATCAGACATGGAAACAATTCCTCGAGGAAGCAGAAGCTAACCTGATCGGAGCCTTCCTGACGCTTGTCTCGTTATGGATTCTAGGTGACAACCCGGCTAATCCACTGGCAATCGGAATCGTCATCATGGCCGCCATCTCGATTTTGCTGGCATTTGGTTTCGGCCGGACGATTCCCCATGTCGTGTTGATGATTATCGTCATCCTGGAAAGTGTCGAAGGGGCGACGGATCCATTGTGGCAAATCGTCCTGATCCGTTACTTACTCGTCATGCTCGGGATTGGTTGTGCCCTCGGCGTCAATGCGCTGATTTTCCCGCCGCGTTACGGGAACGTCTATTATCAGAAAGCATCGAAACTGTTCGAGAAGCTGCTCGTCGTGACCCGGGCAATTGCCTTTGAAGGGAAAGTCACACCTTACCGGTCAGCCATCGACAAAATGAGCCGTTCGATGCTCGAAACGAAGACGTTGTTTAATCTGCACCGGGAAGAAATTCGCGGATCCCGGCAACGGCATGTCTCGTTACTGCGTAACCTGATTATTCTGCAACATATGCAGTCGTGTTTAGAACGGGGTGTCGCGACTGCAGAACGTTTCCGGGAGCGGGAAAAGGCACTGAATTCGATTGCTGATGATTTGCGGAGTGAGCTGTTCTATCATCTGATGCACATTGCCCAGCGTCAGGAAAAGGTCTTGCTGACGTATGATCTGTTACTGACGGAAGAACCGCTCGCGATGGAAGATCTCGTCAAAGAAAACATTGCCTTCGTCAAACACTCGTTCCTTGACCGGGATGAACTGGAAGAAGAAATCATCATGGAAATCCTGCCGATCGTCGTCGCGATGAACGAGTGGATTCAGGAACTGGAATTGTTTGAAAAACGGCTGAACGGGGCGCTTCGCCGCCATGTAACGTCGCTGTCGATTGAACAAAAATCAGTCCGTGATAAAACATTTAACCGCTTTAAACGAAAAAAAGCGATTGACGAAAGTCAGAAGTAA
- a CDS encoding PTS fructose transporter subunit IIABC: protein MKITDLLTRDTIQLDLRSSNKAAVIDELVDVLDRAGKLNDRSAYREAILAREAQSTTGLGEGIAIPHAKTAAVKSPAIAFGRSTGIDYEALDGQPSRLFFMIAAGENADNAHLETLSKLSVYLMDMKFRDTILSARSEDEVIAAIEAKEREEEGPVDVSSSNVAQDAPYILAVTACPTGIAHTYMAADALRQKAEEMGVRIKVETNGSTGVKNGLTSQDIQEATAIIVAADKAVEMDRFNGKHVVEVPVAQGIRKPKELIDRAVKQDAPVYKGSGSSDSSKPARGGFYKHLMSGVSAMLPLVVAGGLLIAISFFWGINSANPEDPSYNEFAAQLMSIGKAAFGLLIPILAGFIAMSIADKPGLAPGLIAGFLASQGNAGFLGGLIAGFLAGYVVLLLVKVLQGLPKALEGIKPVLLYPLFGSFITGMIMLLVINEPIAAFMTWLTDSLNGLSGGNAILLGMLVAAMMAIDMGGPINKTAYVFGTAALTAGNTEVMAAVMAGGMVPPLLVAFSSTLFARKKFTPQEREAGIAAYAMGASFVTEGAIPFAAADPLRVIPSSVIGSAIAGALTIVFGVLLPAPHGGVFVFPLLDGPSGTLMAVLSYAGAILIGSLVGAAILSILKKPLVDQEVAKKEMTSGTGTKAS, encoded by the coding sequence ATGAAAATTACAGACCTGTTAACACGTGATACGATCCAACTCGATTTACGTTCGTCGAACAAAGCAGCCGTCATCGATGAATTGGTGGATGTACTCGATCGTGCCGGAAAATTAAATGACCGCTCGGCTTACCGCGAAGCCATCTTGGCGCGGGAAGCGCAAAGTACGACTGGACTCGGCGAAGGAATTGCGATTCCGCACGCGAAGACGGCAGCCGTCAAATCACCGGCTATCGCCTTCGGACGTTCGACAGGCATCGATTACGAAGCACTCGATGGACAACCAAGCCGTTTGTTCTTCATGATTGCAGCCGGCGAAAATGCCGATAACGCCCACCTTGAAACGTTATCCAAACTGTCGGTGTATCTGATGGACATGAAGTTCCGCGATACGATTCTCTCGGCCCGTTCGGAAGATGAAGTGATTGCTGCCATCGAAGCGAAAGAACGGGAAGAAGAAGGTCCAGTCGATGTCTCGTCTTCAAACGTCGCACAGGACGCCCCATACATTCTTGCCGTCACAGCTTGTCCGACCGGCATCGCCCACACGTATATGGCGGCAGATGCACTCCGTCAAAAAGCGGAAGAAATGGGTGTACGGATCAAAGTTGAGACAAACGGTTCGACCGGCGTCAAAAACGGTCTGACAAGTCAAGACATTCAAGAAGCGACAGCGATCATCGTCGCTGCGGATAAAGCTGTCGAAATGGACCGCTTCAACGGGAAACACGTTGTTGAAGTTCCGGTCGCTCAAGGAATCCGTAAACCAAAAGAATTGATTGACCGTGCCGTCAAACAGGATGCACCGGTTTATAAAGGTAGTGGATCAAGCGACAGCTCAAAACCAGCACGTGGTGGTTTCTATAAACACTTGATGAGCGGGGTTTCCGCGATGTTACCACTCGTCGTTGCCGGTGGACTCTTAATCGCAATTAGCTTTTTCTGGGGCATTAACTCAGCGAATCCTGAAGATCCTTCATACAACGAATTTGCCGCTCAATTGATGTCGATTGGTAAAGCAGCCTTTGGTCTCTTGATTCCGATTCTTGCCGGATTCATCGCGATGTCGATCGCCGATAAACCAGGTCTCGCACCAGGTTTGATTGCCGGTTTCCTCGCAAGTCAAGGAAATGCCGGATTCCTCGGTGGACTGATCGCCGGTTTCCTTGCCGGTTACGTTGTTCTCTTACTCGTCAAAGTCTTGCAAGGTCTTCCGAAAGCTCTTGAAGGTATCAAGCCGGTCTTGCTTTACCCGCTGTTCGGTTCATTCATCACAGGTATGATCATGTTGCTTGTCATCAACGAACCAATCGCTGCTTTCATGACATGGTTAACAGATTCACTTAACGGTCTCAGTGGCGGTAACGCCATCCTGCTCGGTATGCTCGTCGCAGCGATGATGGCAATCGATATGGGTGGTCCAATCAACAAAACAGCTTACGTCTTCGGAACAGCTGCTTTAACAGCAGGAAACACGGAAGTCATGGCAGCCGTCATGGCTGGTGGTATGGTTCCACCGCTTCTCGTAGCATTCTCGTCTACGTTGTTCGCACGTAAGAAATTTACACCACAAGAACGCGAAGCCGGTATCGCCGCTTACGCAATGGGCGCGTCATTCGTCACAGAAGGTGCGATTCCATTTGCAGCAGCAGATCCACTTCGTGTCATCCCGTCAAGCGTCATCGGTTCAGCAATCGCCGGTGCGTTGACAATCGTCTTCGGTGTGTTGCTTCCGGCACCACACGGCGGTGTGTTCGTCTTCCCATTACTTGACGGACCATCAGGCACATTAATGGCAGTACTCAGCTACGCAGGTGCGATTTTAATCGGATCACTCGTCGGAGCCGCGATCCTCTCGATCTTGAAAAAACCGCTCGTCGATCAAGAAGTCGCGAAAAAAGAAATGACTTCTGGTACAGGAACAAAAGCTTCGTAA